Proteins encoded within one genomic window of Oncorhynchus tshawytscha isolate Ot180627B linkage group LG02, Otsh_v2.0, whole genome shotgun sequence:
- the utp6 gene encoding U3 small nucleolar RNA-associated protein 6 homolog gives MAEIVQQRIENRIPELEQLERVGLFSKKEVKSMLKRATALEYKLHRLIITKVDFIAYIQYEINVLELIKKRRSRIGYQFKREEIEYSIISRINSIFRRATTKWKDDVQLWLSHIAFCKKWNTKVQLSKVFSSMLAIHPEKPALWIMAAKSELEDRNLSESARQLFLRALRFHPESKKVYQEYFRMELLHAEKLRKQQKELEQAEMDVGEYEFSPEIMSGKLAELVYRDATGKIQGADFILSLLTIAAIFDFTKELQDTIIQDLQSKYTDDSLTWDFMAKRELEATVGEELQTAKGRASDIARREERCCQVYEEGLKSLNTEAMWACYVSFCLERFKRKTNVQELKEKRQERLLAVLQRAHDSSLLKEDFYKNWLQVLLSSGDSEQTAAVAMAATQRYRQSVDVWCLALQTMVHLGSGATGKLFQDALKHVNPKLSLPLWQLQVEWSMTSQSPEETEALFQRGLLSVVPAVSMEIKEKYLDWSYRAGGYKKARKTFTSLHESRPFSKAFFTRMIQMEKNQETPKMSNLRDFYERALREFGSTDDDLWLEYIREELGPSGQPENCGMIHWRAMKMLEGESVERFLAQYTLLQTGHI, from the exons ATGGCTGAGATAGTCCAACAGCGGATCGAGAATCGAATCCCAGAGTTGGAACAGTTGGAGAGAGTGGGACTGTTCAGCAAAAAAGAAGTCAA ATCCATGCTAAAAAGGGCGACAGCTTTAGAATACAAACTGCATCGATTGATCATAACCAAAGTTGACTTCATTGCATACATTCAG tATGAAATCAATGTATTAGAGCTGATAAAGAAGAGAAGATCA CGCATCGGCTATCAGTTcaaaagagaggagatagagtaTTCCATCATCTCGAGGATCAACAGCATTTTCAGAAGGGCCACAACTAAATGGAAG GATGATGTGCAGTTGTGGCTCTCTCACATTGCTTTCTGTAAGAAATGG AACACAAAGGTTCAACTCAGCAAGGTGTTCTCCTCCATGCTTGCCATTCATCCTGAGAAACCAG CCCTCTGGATCATGGCTGCCAAGAGCGAGCTGGAGGACAGAAACTTGTCAGAGAGCGCCAGACAACTGTTCCTGCGTGCCCTGCGCTTCCACCCGGAAAGCAAGAAGGTCTACcaagag TACTTCCGTATGGAGCTGTTGCACGCTGAGAAACTGAGGAAGCAacagaaggagctggagcaggctGAGATGGACGTG GGAGAGTACGAGTTCTCCCCTGAGATCATGAGTGGCAAACTGGCCGAGTTGGTGTACAGAGATGCTACTGGGAAAATCCAAG GAGCCGATTTCATCCTGTCTCTTTTGACCATCGCCGCCATCTTTGACTTCACTAAAGAACTACAGGACACCATTATACAAGA CCTGCAGAGCAAATACACAGACGACTCACTGACGTGGGACTTCATGGCCAAGCGGGAGCTGGAGGCAACGGTGGGGGAGGAGCTTCAGACAGCCAAGGGGCGGGCCTCTGACATCGCCAGGAGAGAGGAGCGCTGCTGCCAGGTCTACGAGGAGGGCCTGAAAAGCCTCAACACAG AGGCCATGTGGGCGTGCTACGTGTCCTTCTGCCTGGAGAGGTTCAAGAGGAAAACCAACGTCCAGGAGCTGAAGGAGAAG AGGCAGGAGAGGCTGCTGGCAGTGCTTCAGCGTGCCCACGACTCCTCACTGCTGAAGGAGGACTTCTACAAGAACTGG CTGCAGGTCTTACTCTCATCAGGAGACTCGGAGCAGACCGCTGCGGTTGCCATGGCAGCCACCCAGCGCTACAGACAATCTGTGGACGTGTGGTGCCTGGCCCTGCAGACGATGGTGCATCTGGGGAGTGGCGCCACAGGCAAGCTATTCCAGGATGCCCTGAAACACGTGAAtcccaag TTGAGTTTGCCCCTGTGGCAGCTGCAGGTGGAGTGGAGCATGACATCACAGAGCCCAGAGGAAACTGAGGCCCTGTTTCAG AGAGGTCTGCTGTCTGTGGTGCCTGCCGTTTCCATGGAGATAAAGGAGAAGTACCTTGACTGGTCCTACAGGGCCGGAGGCTACAAGAAAGCCAGGAAGACCTTCACAAG TTTGCATGAGAGCCGGCCCTTCTCCAAGGCCTTTTTCACCAGAATGATCCAGATGGAGAAAAATCAA GAGACTCCCAAGATGAGCAACCTGAGGGACTTCTATGAGAGAGCCCTGAGGGAATTTGGCTCCACAGATGATG ATCTGTGGCTGGAGTACATCCGAGAGGAGCTTGGGCCCAGCGGCCAGCCAGAAAACTGTGGGATGATCCACTGGAGAGccatgaagatgctggagggggAGAGTGTGGAGAGATTCCTTGCCCAGTACACCCTGCTGCAGACTGGACACATCTAG